ACACAGCGGGAGATAAATGCATGCGGAGGAAATGAAATGAAATGGCTTCGGTGACGCTTTCTTATTCAGCAGCGTTCGCAGACCGGAGCAAAGAAAAGATGCGATCCCCCTTTCGAATGAGTTCTCCGGCGTTCCTTCCTTCCCTACAAGGAAAGTCGTACgcatcatcctcaagcctgggcgTCGCAATCACTGGCCTTACCCAAACGGGCAGCATATCAAAGCCTAAGATACGGCCATATCGCATACGACCCGCCCACTTGCCGACCCTAGCTAGATCAGATCAGCCACCTTCCCTCCCTTCTGCATGCACACCAGCTGCCCCACGCTGCGTGCACAATAATTCACAAGGTGTCTGTCGCAACTCGCAACCCAACCTCGACAACGATAACGAACTGAGTGCAGAGCTGGCTAATCACAATAATTGGACGGTGGACAACGACTACAGTTCGGGGATCAGATTCTGGGAGGCCTATATACGGTGTAACATGACAGTATGCACAAGCGACCTCGAATGTGTATATAACATATGCAAGCAGGTAGTAGTATATCAACACAGGACATCTTCTTTTCCACTTTTGTTTTTCTGAACAGTTTTACATCATAAAATGGTCGGGCACAACTGACCTCCTCACACGAGTGTTGCTATACATGACATGCCAATGAACCACTCATCCAATATTTAAAAATGTTTATAGGGAACCAATGAACTTCCGAGGGACAATCGGTGGGTGTCGTCCAATGTACAGCGTTCAGACAACCTTGTCACACAATTACTGAACACATACAATTTGGAGGACCTACCTGGCTGGCTCAGTGAGCGAGCTTAAAGTAGAGTATGATAAGGATGGCCACAACAAGAGCTGAAATGATTCCACCAATGATCCACTTGTTCCTGTCCATCCTCTTTGACATTGCCGACAGGATTTTCTTACTCTTTCCAACGTTATCATCAACCCCATGCAACTGTAAACAAGACCAGACTCATGTCACTAACAGAAGTATggtcttttcttttctttcttttgaaTCCAATAGAGATAAGGATAATAAGTAAATAAGAAGCAAATCATGGTTATTGCTAACATTTGCTTGTATGCAATGGTGTTAGCAAAGTTAACATAACATACTAACAAACTAACAAATAAGGATGACAGTCACACTATTTCACAACTTCTATTATGTAAGTAACTGATGAATTTTGCAGGAATAAAAATTCTGATATTTCAACAATTGTATCAATTACCATGGCATGCATACGCTGCTACTTGAAGGAATGTTACTATTTGCTCTTAATAATATAATATCCAAGAGAATAAACGGAAGAGATATTTGTTTTAACTTCTAATATTAGCCAAATTCCCAAGTGGCCAAGCCCTTGAACCGCTGGGACTGAATAAATGATCTTTTACAGGCTTTTATGCTATCATCACTCAACGACCGTACGGCGACACATTACTAAGCTAGGTACCAGAATATACTCACTATTCATACACAAATAGAGCAATGGGATGTCATGCAAAATAAAACACAAGGTCATGCTGTAGAGAATCTTAGATTACACACTAGAAATTCTAGATAATGCACCTAACTGATTAAATGAGCACAAAGATTGTGATATTTCAAGAAATGCATCAATTATCATAACATGCACATGCTAGTAAAGGGGGAGATCACCCACTGTTTGCTCTTTATATCCAGGAGAATAAACCAATGAGATATTTGATTCACTTCTAAAATATACATTATGACGAATCTAATTAAACTAATTTGGTGTTGTAGATGTTGATATATCTTCCGATAGACTTGGTCAAAGTTTAAGAAGTTAGACTTGGGACAGAACTAGAACTTCAATTAATTTGGAGTGCAGGAAGTAGGTTATAAATAATACTAACATTCAATGGTcgagaaaacaaaaattaaaAGAATTGCTCAAGGTGGAGGCACTTTCAAAGCTATTACACTGCACCTAACAGAATTTAATAAACTAGAACCACCAGTGCTCTATTTTGATAATAGATCCTGCATTCAACACATGAAAACTATGATTATTATATTTAGCAAATTATCAAACCTAGAACCTATATAATGGGCTATAGCGATCTGATCTCTATCAGTAGTGCCAGAAATAACAACCGGGCTGAAAGGAATGATGAACAAAAGAGCTATATAGCCAACAATGGTTTGCATAACATTTCAGTGAAGTATATCTAAACTACAATAAAGCAGTTATGACTGAATACATACAGTATCGTGAGCATGCAGTAGTGACTGCCGTTGTTGATGAAGGTCCTGAAGAATCGACACACCAAGTTCTTCTGTCTCCAGCATAGTTCTTCGGCTCTCTTTAATTCTGTCAGTGGACTGATTCAGTCTTTCagttgtcatcatcaaccttcctcgcTGATCAGTGGACACCTGAGCCAGGAAAGAATTCCCAAATACAGCATGAGTACTAAAACTAGCAAACATCAAGAACTTTGACGCCACTTAAGAAATCAGAACAAACATAATAATACCGCATTATATATACACTTCACATCAATAGAGAAATATGTCAAGACAGGGAACACTGTTTCTACAATACGGAAAGACAACATTGCAAGAACTTGCAATATCCAGGAATACAAAAAGTGGATAACTCCCTTTTCCCGATATATTAAGCAGCTTTTCAAAATGATTGAATCGGGACTACATTTTCTTTTATAATGCAGTAAGAAGAGGTACAATTCTCTTTTTGTCTTTTGGTTCTGAACAGATACCATTCTGCACAGCAGATATGATTTTCCCCTCTGCAGTTTACTTTCTAATAAGGCTACAGAAACAAGCTATGCAGCGAAGAAGTATCTTGAAGATACATCTACACATTGTAGTACTCATTTATTGGTCAAAAGGGGCATATTTATAGGAAACGCCAAGGAATTATTGTTTCCATCACTGTTTCCACTGTCACTTTGCATaaaacaataccttcattcaGTAAAAACAAAGAAATACAACTCAAGATTACGAAGCAATCATAGTTAGTGAGGGGGATACAGATACAAGTCCTAATGAATTCAAATCAGCACAGCGGTGCAATGGAAGAATATGGACATTTTTTAGAATCAAAATTCAGAAATAAATTAAAATAGGGGGAATAATCAGTTATACACTTTCTAACTCCAGCATTCAGTGGCAGAGCATGAGTCCAATCCCAAAGGCGGGGCCAGAGGACAATGCAAAAGTAAGAAATTGTTCATGTTAGAAAAACTCAGCAAAGTATGTAGAGTGCCTCCTTTGCAGCAGGGGTGGTCAACTATTGGTTAATGAGACAAAATAAAGCCACTGTGATGGGCATCTTGGGAAAAATGTCGTTGTGATCTTCATTATTTGGGGTGAATTGTCACTGCAATCACCATCATTTTAAGAAACAAGGTCTTCTTTGCAACCGCATAAAATAAAATGCAATTTAACAGACTAGATAAGCATCCAAACATGTCAATATGGGGAGAATGGCCCAATTGACAAGGCAATTGTAGTGCGGTATGCAGTACTTAAGTTCATATTTCGCATGCTGTCAGATAGTACATCACAGAATTGTTAACCGTGTCACTGCACACAATCTAAACATAACCAAGTAGTGTGCAGCATTGTAAAGTACAGCTTTACTAACAGCATCACAGCTAAGTAGTCCAAGAGAAGTTCAAAATACAGTATATTAATCTGATCATAAGCGCCAATAAGATTCATAATATTGTCACTGACCAATATTAGGGATACCGCCACAATTGAATAAACAATAGGTGTGTCTAGTTCTCATCTAGATGAGAAATAACTAAGTCTCATCTAACTCCACCATTTGATTTCGTGCGGAGATTCATGTGGATTTGTTTTCTTTTACTTTCTTGCTTGATTAATTAAACAGTGTGGGAGTTAGACAAGACTTTGTTAATTCTCATCTAATAGTACCACATATTAGATGTCACGAAGTTTTGATCATCCTTTCAGCACCAACCCAATCACCTAATAGTGCCACATTAATTAAAAGGTATCTATGTGGCAATTGAATTGATAGGAATAGAGAGCTCACCGCGAGTGTGTCAGCCATGCCAGATTCAAGGAGCTCCTCCTTGGTAGTTTGCCTGGCATTAGGCGCCGAGATCCTCTTGAGCTCGCTCTTGAGGTTGTTAAGGTCAGATTTGTACTCCCGCAGCTTAGCTAGCAAACCCGCTTTCACGCTAGGCGGCGTATTCCTAGCCTCCAGGTCCATCCTCCGAATCTGTAATAAATACATGAAGGAAATAAAAATCACATACTGCCCCCACATGGCAGTGAAACAAGGGCATATACAACTTGCCCCAAATCACACATTCACCTACGCCTCCCAAAATCACATCCTAGTTTCCCAACGGCAGAATGTAGGGCAGCAGAATCGTATAGGCATGTAGCCAAAGGAACCTCATAAATAAAATAGACCTGGTATTTACCAGCGATTCAGCTTCCTGCACGCCGGACTGGATCTCGGAGAgcctctgcttcttcttctctgcattAGATCTCACCGTGTTAGACGAAACCAGCAGCGGCGAAAAGGGAGGAGAAATCCCCCGGTACAATTAGGCATGGGGGGCGGTGGGCACGTACCTCCATCGAGGGCGGAGGCGACGGTGCACTTGCGGGAGAGGGAGGCGGATTCCTCGCAGTACTGGCGCTCGTAGCCCTCGAACACCTCGCTCATGACTGCTCCCCTCGATCGCCTCCGCCCGCGCGCAAAGATTCCCCCCTCCGGATTCCGCGCCCAAATCGTCCGGCGGCGTCGAATCGAGCAGATGATCGAGACGGCCGCAATTCGATCCGGGCTGCCTCACGAGGGGGGGCTCCGGGCGTTTGGTGGAAGCTTCGATTTTGGTCGGGTAGGGATTGGGGGATTTGGGGTGGAGGTCCGATAAAAGCACGGCTGCTTCGCGGGCTGGCGTGCGCATTGGCACGTTTGTATCGTGTGTTAATTGGGACACGGTGAATTCCAAAATCCAAaagtataatactccctccgtccaaaaatacttgtcatcaaaacggataaaaggggatgtatctagatgtattttagttttagatacatctctttttatcaaatttagttttagatacatctctttttatccattttgatgacaagtattttcggacaaAGGGAGTATAAAATAAGACACTGCGTTATGGGTCCTGCCGGTTTTATAGGTATCCTGTCGTGCAGCAGAACTGACGGCGGTGGTTTTCCGCGCAACACCGTACACAGTAATGTAAACCGGTCATGTTTAATCTTATTTAGCCTCACTAATGATCTAACCGTTCAATAATTTGCTTTTAAAAAAAATGTGGAGCTAGCAAATCTAATTAAACGGAATTTCAGATGCCGCTTATTTGCCATTTACATCCCTAACCGTCACAGAAGGAGACAACCCTCGTTGGTTGTTCGCCCGGTTCTCCTTTCCCGTTTTCCTCTATCCCCATGAATAGGTGGTTTGGGAGGGCGATTTTCCCAAAATGTGCGCCGGCAAGGCCGCGAGCGGATCCCTCCTCTCTGTCCGCCGCTTCGCGGACCGAGGGAGGGTCCCGGTTCTTTCCTAGCCTGTAAATAGTCATAGGGGCAGGGTTTTTCTATTGCGTTGTTAGGGTGGTTGGGGCAGCGGGCAGGAGAATAAATCTGCATTGGCTCCAATCCCACATCGGCGGCGTCTCGAAGTTATGTGTCGTGTCTGCTTGGCGGTCCTTCAAATCGACAGGATTAAGTTTCTTTGTTGATGTAGGCGAGACGACGGCGTCGACATCTTCTCTGGATGTTTGTGTCCTCCTGCTCTGTCCCCGACGATGTGGCGTCCTCTCCAATGTCGTTGAGGAGCATGGCGGCTGTGACGCCCGAataattagactacagtaattccctgctattgatgccacgtcacctctgtcactgtagttaatcccgcgttagttcaaaatccaattcaaattcaaaattgaataaaaggcaatcaacaaaagttttcaaattttaaaactaaaatgttccggttgtgccaaatattgcactgataattattgtggagaaaacatatttttaggAAATGCCTAAATGCattaaaatgaaataaaacagaaaatagataaaagaaaataaaataaaaagaaacaaacaaaaaaaaaaaGCAAACCCCTTCCTGGACCTAACCCCCCCTCTCACTGGGCCAGATGGCCCAGCTGGCCGGCTCATCTGGGCGGCCCAACCCAGCAGCCCACCTTTCCCCCggtcgcctccctcctccctgttcccccgacccagCGACCGCGCTCGCCGGTCGCCACCGAACCCTGTCGCCGTCCCCGTCGGAGAGGGGATAAGGGCGACATCCCCTCGACGCCTCGAGCCCTCCCCTCCACTCACCCGTTCtccctctcggcccctgcgcctttCCCCCTCAGCTCCACCTCGTTCCCCACCGCAACCGAGCGCCGCCGTCGCCATGGCTGCGCCATagccgcggccaccgagccccgttctcctccccgacgtgtccacgagctccgccgcgtcgagcccgtcctcctCGACCACGGGCCCGAGCCCCGGGAACCCTGCATCGACCCcgcgccatcttcttcctcgtcggatccccgccgccgttcgccgtcgGTTCCGACTGCACCACGCCTTCCCCGCGCCCGCTCTAAACGGCTACGCCCCGCTGTgagctcctgctcctcctccccctctccattAGCTCGCTAGCTTGCCGTAGCCATCGCGCCGCGTTAGGCCGCACCCTCCGCCGCCtggcctcgtcgccggcgtggcCACGGCGACCTTTTGGTCCCGTTCGTGCCTCCGTTGCCTTGGCCGCATCGTGTAGGCCTCGCCCCGCTCTTCGGTTTGCCCCAGTTCGCACCGTAGCCCCGCCTCTGCCGCACGCCCGAACCaccccgccgccggcgagctcctgGCGCTCCGCTCCGACCTCCCCAGCACCCCGCACCGCCACCGTTCGACGCGCggcgtcgagccgcgtcgaacgcaaGCAACCGCGGCCCCTGGGACCCCCTGTGCGCTAAACCCGAGCCgagcccgccgcgcgccgccgcgatTTGGCTCGCCGGAGATGTTCCGGCGCCGTCCGCCGATGTGGCTAAGTGCCCCCCCTGGGTCGCTGCCAGTGGGTCCTGgtggcccagttgactgggttgaccccagtcaactgctgactgggcagcccagtgtcactgtcatgcgggccccgccgcgtaagtaaactaaataaaatgtttttataaataaaactaattaagtaatctaaataggcactgacaggtggggcctacctgctaataaccttgtttaagttagttataaaactctgttagtgccctgtcaatgacatgtgggtcccactggacccacctgtctggtttgactggtcagccgacctgttgacctgctgacgtcagcgttacctcatgctgacgtcataattcatttttgctaaattcaaataattccagaaattcaaataatctttgaaaattcatatcttttaaaccgtaactcggatgaaaatgttttctacatgaaagttgctcagaacgacgagacgaatccggatacgcagcccgttcgtccgccacacctccctaacctatcgaactcgcaacttccCCCCCTCCGGTACCTCTGTCAGAAAACGCGAAACgccgggaataccttcccggatgtttccccccttcgtcgatatcacttactaccgcgttagggcatacctagcaccgcgttttgcctccttatgttttgtgatgctttgtttgctccgtatttactgtttcttccccctctccttctccggtagactacgagaccgacgttGCTGCTACCcggttcgactacggagttgacgacccctcctacttgccagagcaaccaggcaagcccccccccttgatcaccagatatcgcctattcttctctatactgcttgcattagagtagtgtagcatgttactgctttccgttaatcctatcctgatgcatagcctgtcattgttgctacaattgttacccttatCTGCTATCCtgctgcttagtataggatgctagtgttccatcagtggccctacactcttgtccgtctgccatgctatactactgggccgtgatcactttgggaggtgatcacgggtatatactatatacattatatacatgacacatgtggtgactaaagtcgggtcggctcgaggagtacccgcaagtgattctgatgagggggctaaaaggacaggtggctccaccccggtagaggtgggcctgggttcctgacggcccccgactgttactttgaggcggagcgacagggcaggttgagaccacccaggagagaggtgggcctggccctggtcggcgttcgcggatacttagcacgcttaacgagttctgggtatttgatctgagtctggccatttggtctatacgcactaaccatctacgcgggagtagttatgggtatcccggcgtcgtggtatcagccgaagttcttcttgacgtcagcgacggagcggcgcgcaccggattggactggaacgcctgctaggctaggtctgcttccggtcgccctcgcaacgtgcaggtgtgcaatgggcaatgggcccagacccctgcgcgcataggatttagaccggcgtgttgacctctctgttgagcctaggtggggctgcgacatgttgatcttccgaggccgggcatgacccagaaaagtgtgtccggccaaatgggatcgagcgtgttgggttatgtggtgcacccctgcagggaagtttttctattcgaatagccgtgtccctcggtaaaaggacgacccggagttgtaccttgaccttatgacaactagaaccggatacttaataaaatacacccttccaagtgccagatacaacccggtgatcgctctctaacagggcgatgaggaggggatcgccgggtaggattatgctatacaatgctacttggaggacttcaatctactctcttctacatgctgcaagatggagatggccagaagcgtagtcttcgactggaatagctatccccctcttattctggcattctgcagttcagtccactgatatggccctttacacatatacccattgcatatgtagtgtagctccttgcttgcgagtactttggatgagtactcacggttgcttttctccctcttttcccctttctatacctgattgtcgcaaccagatgctggagtccaggagctagagatcccgaggatgatgctacatggagttcggcttcgaggagtagttaggaggtcccaggcaggaggccttgccttttcgatcgttgctacttttgtgctagccttcttaaggaaaacttgtttaacttatgtctgtactcagatattgttgcttccgctgactcgtctatgatcgagcatttgtattcgagccctcgaggcccctggcttgtattatgatgcttgtatgacttatttatgttttagagttgtgttgtgatatcttcccttgagtccctgatcttgatcgtacacatttgcgtgcatgattagtgtatggtcaaatcgggggcgtcacagcggCCTTGTTCAGGAGGTGGCTGACAGTTACTTCTCTTGGTGGTGGCGTCGGTGTGCGGAACATAATGACCTAAGTGGAACAAGGGAAGTAGTCCCTGGATGGCGGTTCTGGTAGTCTTCCTCGACGGTGTCAATGGGAAGTTCCATTTCCGAAGTCAGGATGTCACGGGGGCAACCCCTGGCTGATATGCCACAACGATATGTGCCTTGCCGTGTGCAGTGAGCCTGGTCTTCAATTCACAAAGCCTCAACAAGGATGATGCTTCCCGGCCATGGCAACGATGGAGGCCTTTCTCCTCTATGTCTGGCGAGCGTCTCGATGGTGTTGGAGGTTGAAGATGGTTGACATTTACGGCGTGTGCAAGGAGCCCTTAGGTCATGTTTGTATTTTCATCTCCCCTGGTTCTGTCTTGCAGGGTTTCCAGGATATCTATCATGTTCTTTCATTGTTTCCCTGTTTGTGGGTTCCTGTAATCTCACTTCAGTTCAACGGAATGCATGGTTACCTTAAAACATTGCACGGGAGGTGATATATGTCATCCATAAGTGCCGCAGTTTTCTACCAATCTCAATTCAAAATTACAATAAGTAATTATTAGAATTTTTTTTGAGAAACACCTGTAAATTTGTTCATACTCATAACAATTACATGCACACTAGTTTGGACCTAAGATCCAAGAAAATACAAAGTAACTCCTATGACTAAGAATTACAATGAAATCTCTTAAATCACCTTCTTCGCGGTATCAATCTCTACTCGAAGAAATACTCCAAAGACTTTGGTAAAGAAGTTGCAATTGGACTAGAGCAACAGTGTTGTCACTCTTTCACCCGCACAAACATTAAATAATGGTTTTTTTAAAGCGCCTTGAGTCGCCCATCTAAAAAGATGAGAAGCATTGATCGATGAACATACTTGGGTCAGGGCTGACCGCCTACAAGTGCAGGCCGTCGAATCACTATATCTTCAACATGGTGTTGATGCAAGATTTCACCTTCACAAAGAATCAGACAAACAAAAAAAGTTTGACACAGCAACATAAACTCATCAGATCCGAATAATCGAATCTATGAGGACAGAAAACTCTCAAACTTCATGGCACCGCTAAAAGGGCGAGAGGAAATTTATTCTCGCAAAAACTATGATGATCACTAGACATTAACGAAAAACATAAAGATCTTGAAGATCCGAGCTCCCCCCTTCTTTGCGCCAAGATGGCAGCTGGAGGCGAGAGGACCTAAAATTCTCAGATGGTGCCAACGGCGGCAACACGAGAAAACCCTATAGTACTTATTAGATTAGAGGGAATATATCCTATTTATCGTCTTTGAGCGTCAAACAGTGGAGCCTCCACCCGCAAACAACACACAACGAACTAGTCTTGTTTGGGGATCCGCTGCACGTGTGTATgttgtttagtttgttgttttTCCAGTTTTTCTCTTTGTGGTTATTTTTATTAGTACTGCTTGTGATTCTTTCTTTTTAGTTGTTacttttttctttgttttttatttcttttcctttCACATTTCTATTTTTTTGTTTCTCTTCTGATTTGTTTTTATGGTTTTTCCTTTTGCATTTTTCATTTTGTAATATACAATGAGTATTTCAAAATACATAGTGAACATTTCTGTACTACTCCATGGTACAAAAATTCTAATATATGATGAATTTCTTTTAAATACACATCGAACATTTTGTTTAGTATACCGTGAACTTCCTTTAATGTCTAGTGAACTTTTCTTGTAATATACAATTATTTTTCTAACAAAGATTGATTCTTTTCGAGAAACATATTGAACAGTTTTTTTAATatacattttctattttttatATTGGTTTTTAATTACCTCTATAGAAAACCGTCATGAAAATCATAGAGATAAAACAAAGGAAACCCGCTAGCTCAAATGAGCTCACAAGTGTGCGCTGACCCATTTGTGCCTCGCTTCAGGCGTCTATTTGACGCTAACAAACACGCGTCAAATAATACTAGAACTTGTGATATATATGACC
The Aegilops tauschii subsp. strangulata cultivar AL8/78 chromosome 3, Aet v6.0, whole genome shotgun sequence genome window above contains:
- the LOC109776459 gene encoding vesicle transport v-SNARE 13: MSEVFEGYERQYCEESASLSRKCTVASALDGEKKKQRLSEIQSGVQEAESLIRRMDLEARNTPPSVKAGLLAKLREYKSDLNNLKSELKRISAPNARQTTKEELLESGMADTLAVSTDQRGRLMMTTERLNQSTDRIKESRRTMLETEELGVSILQDLHQQRQSLLHAHDTLHGVDDNVGKSKKILSAMSKRMDRNKWIIGGIISALVVAILIILYFKLAH